One genomic region from bacterium encodes:
- the recF gene encoding DNA replication and repair protein RecF (All proteins in this family for which functions are known are DNA-binding proteins that assist the filamentation of RecA onto DNA for the initiation of recombination or recombinational repair.) gives MVLANIEYQGFRNLKDASVEFNHSMNLVIGANAAGKTNFLEAIFFSAFASSFRAHEDRNLIRFNDNYIRVKASTSEKTGSVFYNGDKQLTLDGLVKQRLSDYVGWLLVTILSLEDIWLVRSAPSNRRAFLDWLVAKLTPMYLHDLSEYRKILRQRNRALQMVRENGDENLLDVYDEQLINLANKIYMERSKTMPELSATVNRVADELGLKLLAVDYISTCPSMTLTGEALRKNRHCEILWGETTIGPHRDDIAFTLNGKALKYFASEGEERSAVIALKLAEAEMLYARTHQQPVLLLDEVAAELDENRKRIFLNLISELIRRDQGQVFYASTRIPDFLEPSHYQTINVRDGEIEVS, from the coding sequence ATGGTGCTTGCGAACATCGAATACCAGGGTTTTCGCAACCTCAAGGATGCATCGGTCGAATTCAATCACAGTATGAACTTGGTGATCGGTGCCAATGCCGCTGGCAAAACTAATTTTTTGGAAGCGATCTTTTTTTCAGCGTTCGCGTCGTCGTTTCGCGCGCATGAAGACAGGAACCTGATCCGTTTCAACGATAATTATATACGGGTAAAGGCAAGCACCAGCGAGAAGACCGGCAGCGTATTCTATAATGGGGACAAGCAACTGACCCTGGACGGTCTGGTAAAACAACGGCTCAGCGATTACGTCGGCTGGCTTCTGGTCACCATCCTTTCACTCGAGGATATCTGGCTGGTGCGCAGCGCACCGTCGAACCGCCGGGCTTTTCTCGACTGGCTGGTGGCTAAGCTCACCCCAATGTACCTGCATGATTTGAGCGAATACCGGAAGATCCTGAGGCAGCGCAACCGGGCATTACAGATGGTGCGCGAGAATGGAGATGAAAACCTGCTGGACGTTTACGATGAACAACTTATCAATTTGGCGAACAAGATCTATATGGAACGGAGCAAAACCATGCCCGAATTGAGCGCGACCGTCAACCGAGTGGCTGACGAACTCGGACTTAAGCTTCTTGCGGTCGACTATATCAGCACCTGCCCTTCCATGACGCTTACCGGTGAGGCATTAAGGAAAAACCGGCATTGCGAGATCCTGTGGGGCGAGACGACGATCGGCCCGCACCGCGACGATATTGCGTTCACTTTGAACGGCAAAGCCCTTAAGTATTTCGCGTCCGAAGGTGAAGAACGTTCAGCGGTCATTGCATTGAAGCTCGCCGAAGCCGAGATGCTGTACGCCCGAACGCACCAGCAACCCGTCCTACTGCTCGATGAGGTCGCGGCCGAGCTTGATGAAAACAGGAAAAGGATCTTCCTGAATTTGATAAGTGAACTGATCCGGCGTGATCAGGGACAGGTTTTTTATGCAAGCACGCGCATCCCTGATTTTCTCGAGCCGAGCCATTATCAAACTATCAACGTGAGGGACGGTGAAATTGAAGTTTCCTGA
- a CDS encoding DUF721 domain-containing protein codes for MKLKFPERIDRIMPRVLKSLELEDRIKNMIILEKWQEIVGEKIAQHTRATSIDSENLFVTVDNPVWQGQLFLMKDKILKKVKEYGISIKDIKLAIM; via the coding sequence GTGAAATTGAAGTTTCCTGAAAGGATCGACCGGATCATGCCGCGAGTCCTGAAATCGCTGGAGCTCGAGGACCGGATCAAGAACATGATCATCCTGGAAAAGTGGCAGGAGATCGTCGGTGAGAAGATCGCCCAGCATACGCGGGCGACCAGCATTGATTCGGAAAACCTGTTCGTTACGGTCGATAATCCGGTATGGCAGGGACAGCTTTTTTTGATGAAAGACAAGATCTTGAAAAAAGTCAAAGAATATGGTATCTCCATTAAAGATATTAAACTAGCGATCATGTAG
- the gyrB gene encoding DNA topoisomerase (ATP-hydrolyzing) subunit B: MPEKVKDRYDASKIQVLKGLEAVRRRPAMYIGDVGFRGLHHLIFEVVDNSVDEALAGHCDYIKVMIDRDVVTVEDNGRGIPTDMHPTQKKSALEVVLTMLHAGGKFDDKAYRISGGLHGVGVSAVNALCEWLKVEVYREGKVFFQSYHKGDPDAAVKVTGKAKKTGTTVIFKPDQEIFNKIEYSKDIISQRLRELTFLNKGLKIDFEDVESKTKERFFSTGGVIDLVKYLDSGRNRLHKPIYFHQKQNGIEVEVALEYNDSYLENIFTFANTINTHEGGSHLVGFKSALTRVLNEYGRKHNQLKEDLSLTGEDTREGLTAVVSIKIREPQFEGQTKTRLGNPEAKGAVESLVNENLSAFLEENPRYASVIVQKVLAAAKSREAARKARELTRRKSLIDNESLPGKLADCSSSNPDESEIFVVEGDSAGGSAKQGRDRAFQAILPLRGKILNVEKSGLNKILGNEEIRTLISAIGCGIGEDEFDITRIRYKKVVIMTDADVDGAHIRTLLLTFFFRFMKELIEAGIIYIAQPPLYRLKHDRKEDYFYADDDLQKFLKKHASEKHEIQRYKGLGEMNPQQLWQTTMDPEKRILKKVTMEDAAQADRLFSILMGDEVEPRRKFIEENARYVVNLDV; the protein is encoded by the coding sequence ATGCCGGAAAAGGTCAAGGACCGCTACGACGCGTCGAAGATCCAGGTATTAAAGGGTCTGGAGGCGGTCCGGCGCCGGCCCGCAATGTACATCGGTGATGTCGGTTTCCGCGGCCTCCATCATTTGATATTCGAGGTCGTTGACAACAGCGTCGATGAAGCGCTTGCCGGTCACTGCGATTACATCAAGGTCATGATCGACAGGGATGTCGTGACGGTCGAAGACAACGGCCGCGGCATCCCCACCGATATGCACCCGACCCAGAAAAAAAGCGCGCTGGAAGTCGTTTTGACCATGCTCCATGCCGGCGGGAAATTCGATGACAAAGCGTACCGGATCAGCGGCGGTCTGCACGGCGTCGGCGTATCCGCCGTCAACGCTCTCTGCGAATGGCTGAAGGTGGAAGTCTACCGCGAAGGCAAGGTCTTCTTCCAGAGTTATCACAAGGGTGACCCTGACGCGGCCGTGAAGGTCACCGGCAAGGCGAAGAAAACGGGCACCACCGTGATCTTCAAACCGGACCAGGAGATCTTCAATAAGATCGAATACAGCAAGGATATCATCAGCCAGCGTCTGCGCGAACTCACCTTCCTGAACAAGGGGCTGAAGATCGATTTTGAAGACGTCGAATCAAAAACAAAAGAACGCTTCTTTTCCACCGGCGGCGTCATTGACCTGGTGAAATACCTCGATTCGGGCCGGAACCGCCTGCACAAACCCATCTATTTCCACCAAAAGCAGAACGGTATCGAGGTTGAAGTGGCACTGGAATACAACGATTCATACCTGGAGAATATCTTCACCTTTGCCAACACCATCAACACCCATGAAGGCGGCTCACACTTGGTCGGGTTTAAATCAGCCCTGACGCGCGTCCTCAACGAATACGGGCGCAAGCACAACCAGTTAAAGGAAGACCTGTCCTTGACCGGCGAAGATACCCGCGAGGGTTTGACCGCGGTCGTCTCGATCAAGATCCGGGAACCGCAGTTCGAGGGTCAGACGAAAACGCGGCTCGGCAACCCCGAAGCAAAAGGGGCCGTGGAATCTCTGGTCAACGAAAACCTTTCGGCGTTCCTCGAGGAGAACCCCCGGTACGCCAGCGTTATCGTCCAGAAGGTGCTTGCCGCGGCTAAATCACGCGAAGCTGCGCGCAAGGCGCGCGAACTCACCCGCCGTAAATCCCTGATCGATAACGAATCGTTGCCGGGCAAACTGGCGGATTGCTCTTCTAGCAACCCCGACGAGAGCGAAATATTCGTGGTGGAGGGCGATTCGGCCGGCGGCAGCGCCAAGCAGGGACGCGACCGGGCCTTCCAGGCGATCCTGCCCCTGCGTGGCAAGATCCTGAACGTGGAAAAAAGCGGTTTGAACAAGATCCTCGGCAACGAGGAGATCCGGACCCTTATATCGGCGATCGGGTGCGGGATCGGCGAGGACGAGTTCGACATAACCAGGATCCGCTACAAGAAGGTCGTTATCATGACCGATGCCGATGTCGACGGCGCGCACATCCGGACCCTCCTCCTTACCTTTTTCTTCAGATTCATGAAGGAGCTCATCGAAGCAGGTATCATCTATATCGCCCAGCCCCCGCTATACCGCCTTAAGCATGACCGGAAAGAGGATTATTTCTATGCCGATGACGATCTCCAGAAATTCCTGAAGAAGCACGCCAGCGAAAAACATGAGATCCAGCGCTACAAAGGCCTCGGTGAAATGAACCCCCAGCAGTTATGGCAGACGACCATGGATCCTGAAAAACGCATCCTGAAAAAAGTAACGATGGAAGATGCAGCGCAAGCCGACCGGCTTTTTTCGATCCTCATGGGCGATGAGGTCGAACCGCGCCGCAAATTTATCGAAGAAAATGCACGGTATGTGGTAAACCTTGATGTTTAG
- a CDS encoding M42 family metallopeptidase — protein sequence MQILKELADAFGISGYEEEIVNIMKKHFHNRAEIGRDRIGSIIGKKSGTAPNPKIMFAAHMDEIGFIVQEITKEGFIKFLPIGGWWEGNLPGMRVKIKTHKGEIVPGVIGQKPIHELSPEERKKLPEIEHMYIDVGATKNFHPGDKLGIKPGDPIVPDMPCTPLKNADLCMAKAWDDRVGCALLIDLLNNLAATEHPNTVYLVGTVQEEVGIRGAKTSAFAVNPDIGIALDVSICRDTPGSSADSVERLGSGVGLIIYDRTMIPHIKLRNFVCELAELNNIPFHLTAIKGGYDTGAIHLTNFGVPSLALGIPTRYVHSGASIISMVDYDNLLQLLTLIVKNLDREALQEILS from the coding sequence ATGCAGATATTAAAAGAACTCGCTGATGCGTTCGGTATTTCCGGATACGAGGAAGAGATCGTCAACATCATGAAAAAGCATTTCCATAATCGCGCCGAGATAGGCCGCGACCGGATCGGCAGCATAATCGGGAAAAAGTCCGGCACCGCACCCAATCCAAAGATCATGTTCGCCGCGCACATGGATGAGATCGGCTTCATCGTTCAGGAGATCACGAAGGAAGGTTTTATAAAATTCCTTCCGATCGGCGGCTGGTGGGAGGGTAACCTACCGGGCATGCGCGTGAAGATCAAGACCCACAAGGGTGAGATCGTCCCCGGCGTCATCGGCCAAAAACCGATCCACGAGCTCTCGCCGGAAGAGCGTAAAAAGCTGCCGGAAATCGAGCACATGTACATCGATGTCGGCGCCACCAAGAATTTTCATCCCGGCGACAAACTCGGGATAAAACCCGGGGACCCGATCGTACCCGACATGCCGTGCACGCCCCTGAAGAACGCCGACCTGTGCATGGCAAAAGCCTGGGATGACCGGGTGGGCTGCGCCTTACTCATCGACCTGCTCAACAACCTCGCCGCGACCGAACATCCCAACACTGTCTACCTGGTGGGCACGGTCCAGGAGGAGGTCGGGATCCGCGGTGCGAAAACATCGGCCTTTGCCGTCAATCCCGACATCGGGATCGCCCTGGACGTCAGCATCTGCCGGGACACGCCCGGCAGCAGCGCCGATTCGGTCGAACGCCTGGGCAGCGGTGTCGGTCTGATCATTTATGACCGCACCATGATCCCACATATCAAACTGAGAAACTTCGTCTGCGAGCTCGCTGAGTTGAACAACATACCGTTCCACCTCACCGCGATCAAAGGCGGTTATGACACGGGCGCCATCCATCTCACGAACTTCGGCGTACCCAGCCTGGCGCTCGGCATCCCGACCCGGTACGTTCACTCCGGTGCGAGTATTATTTCAATGGTAGATTATGATAATCTTTTGCAGCTCTTAACCCTGATCGTCAAGAATCTGGACCGGGAAGCGCTGCAGGAGATCTTGAGTTAA
- a CDS encoding transposase, translating into MAKRIIKPGAVYYIWTTTKECIEILHDPHWARFLLLSIGYHRYMLNYKIFGYLIMPESFYLMIQPGKMFTVSKIMKLIKGNFARKYNEFKKREGTVWSQSFDAELVENPEQFKERLDHIHMLPVQRELTKDPGDYEFSSFNNYNRARRTTIQLVIDAVPEKY; encoded by the coding sequence ATGGCAAAAAGAATAATAAAACCCGGCGCAGTCTATTACATATGGACGACCACCAAAGAATGCATTGAGATCCTGCACGATCCGCACTGGGCTCGGTTCTTGCTCTTGTCGATCGGTTATCACCGCTACATGCTCAATTACAAAATATTCGGCTATCTGATCATGCCCGAATCCTTCTACCTGATGATCCAGCCCGGGAAGATGTTCACTGTTTCAAAGATCATGAAACTGATCAAAGGGAATTTCGCCCGTAAGTACAATGAATTCAAAAAGCGCGAGGGTACGGTCTGGAGCCAGAGTTTTGATGCCGAACTGGTCGAAAATCCAGAACAGTTCAAAGAACGGCTGGACCACATTCACATGCTGCCGGTGCAGCGGGAGCTGACCAAAGATCCGGGCGATTATGAATTCTCCAGCTTCAATAATTACAACCGCGCCCGCCGGACCACGATCCAGCTCGTGATCGACGCGGTGCCGGAAAAATATTAG